Proteins co-encoded in one Papaver somniferum cultivar HN1 chromosome 5, ASM357369v1, whole genome shotgun sequence genomic window:
- the LOC113279631 gene encoding uncharacterized protein LOC113279631: MMVYPYAFAIVSSENKDNWFWFLDSLQQLVDDRPIVFLSDRHEGLLQGIPRAFPGSYHSYCFYHIKCNLPIGKGDANYNAVIDLFYKAAYSYTTTNFEEALRGMHAIGCGHVANYLRTIPKEKWANAFFPVCRYAAHSSTISESFNNWILEFKEFPAFALLDAIRLKVMQMNSKRRVEGLENFNTRLTPVYEDILKENINIGRTWTVLESKEKLYEVRSPRTHSVDLLERTCLCHRWQYNRTYQEIILPIPNYDKPQSYDTSDRIIVPILVPPPGRRREHRFKKAWEKQKRPMMCTKCFTLGHQNRATCPMP; encoded by the exons ATGATGGTTTACCCATATGCCTTTGCTATTGTGTCTTCTGAAAACAAAgacaattggttttggtttctggatAGTCTTCAACAACTGGTCGATGATCGTCcgattgttttccttagtgatcgtCATGAAGGACTTTTGCAGGGCATTCCAAGAGCATTTCCTGGTTCATATCACAGCTATTGCTTTTACCACATCAAGTgcaatctccctattggaaaaggTGATGCGAATTACAATGCCgttattgatttgttttacaaagctgCTTACTCTTACACAACAACGaactttgaagaagctttgcGCGGGATGCATGCAATTGGTTGTGGACATGTTGCTAATTATCTCAGGACCATTCCAAAGGAGAAATGGGCAAATGCATTTTTCCCTGTATGCAGATATGCTGCTCACTCTTCAACTATTTCCGAGTCATTCAATAACTGGATTCTTGAGTTCAAAGAGTTTCCTGCTTTTGCTCTTCTTGATGCAATACg TTTGAAGGTTATGCAGATGAATTCTAAGAGAAGGGTAGAAGGTCTTGAAAATTTTAACACTAGACTCACTCCCGTATACGAGGATATACTAAAAGAGAACATCAacattggtcgtacttggactGTTCTTGAGTCTAAGGAAAAACTGTATGAAGTCAGGTCTCCCCGCACTCATTCTGTAGACCTGTTGGAGAGAACTTGTTTGTGTCACAGGTGGCAA TACAACAGGACATACCAAGAGATCATCTTGCCAATCCCCAATTATGACAAGCCGCAGTCTTATGATACTAGTGATAGGATTATTGTTCCTATTCTTGTGCCTCCACCTGGCAGACGAAGAGAACATCGTTTCAAGAAGGCTTGGGAGAAGCAAAAGAGGcctatgatgtgcacaaagtgcttcacTCTTGGTCACCAAAACAGAGCTACCTGCCCCATGCCTTGA